In Phaeobacter gallaeciensis DSM 26640, a genomic segment contains:
- the obgE gene encoding GTPase ObgE — translation MKFLDLAKVYIRSGAGGNGCVSFRREKFMEYGGPDGGDGGRGGSVWVEVTEGLNTLIDFRYQQHFFAKNGQSGMGRQRTGKDGDDIVLRVPVGTEIMDEDQETVLADLTEVGERFLLAKGGNGGFGNLHFKSATNQAPRRANSGQDGIERTIWLRLKLIADVGLLGLPNAGKSTFLSATSNARPKIADYPFTTLHPNLGVVGIDGVEFVVADIPGLIAGAHEGRGIGDRFLGHVERCAVLLHLVDGTSDTIAEDYQTIINELEAYGGELAEKPRITALNKIDSLDDEERAEAKAALEAAVGGPVFMMSGVSREGLNEVLRSMRTQIDEDRLRQKPQEEQDTWQP, via the coding sequence ATGAAATTCCTCGATCTGGCCAAAGTCTACATTCGCTCCGGCGCGGGCGGGAACGGCTGCGTCAGCTTTCGCCGTGAAAAGTTTATGGAATACGGCGGTCCCGACGGTGGCGACGGTGGTCGCGGTGGCTCCGTCTGGGTTGAGGTGACCGAAGGGCTGAACACGCTGATTGACTTCCGCTATCAGCAGCACTTCTTTGCCAAGAATGGCCAGTCTGGCATGGGCCGTCAGCGCACGGGCAAGGACGGCGATGATATCGTGCTGCGGGTTCCTGTCGGTACCGAGATCATGGATGAAGATCAGGAGACCGTACTGGCCGACCTCACTGAGGTGGGCGAGCGTTTCCTATTGGCCAAAGGCGGCAATGGCGGTTTTGGCAACCTGCATTTCAAAAGCGCGACCAATCAGGCACCGCGTCGGGCCAATTCCGGTCAGGACGGGATCGAACGCACCATCTGGCTGCGTCTGAAGCTGATTGCTGATGTTGGCTTGCTGGGCCTGCCGAATGCAGGCAAATCCACATTCCTGTCCGCAACCTCTAATGCGCGACCAAAGATTGCTGATTACCCCTTTACCACGTTGCATCCCAACCTCGGCGTTGTGGGCATTGATGGGGTTGAATTTGTGGTTGCTGATATTCCCGGTCTGATTGCTGGCGCTCATGAAGGGCGTGGCATTGGCGACCGGTTCCTGGGGCATGTCGAGCGCTGTGCGGTGCTTTTGCATCTGGTCGATGGCACCTCGGACACCATCGCTGAAGATTACCAGACCATCATCAATGAGTTGGAAGCCTATGGTGGTGAGTTGGCGGAGAAGCCCCGTATCACGGCGCTGAACAAAATCGACTCCCTTGATGATGAAGAACGCGCCGAGGCCAAGGCCGCGCTGGAGGCTGCGGTGGGTGGACCTGTGTTCATGATGTCAGGTGTCAGCCGTGAAGGTCTGAACGAGGTGCTGCGGTCCATGCGGACCCAGATCGACGAAGATCGCCTGCGCCAGAAACCCCAAGAGGAGCAGGACACGTGGCAACCCTGA
- the sufB gene encoding Fe-S cluster assembly protein SufB has product MTALDDVQVKEGVDQETVDAVREVGGAYKYGWETDIEMEYAPKGLTTDIVRLISEKNEEPEWMLNWRLEAYDRWLQKEEPTWAMVDYPEIDFQDQYYYARPKSMEVKPKSLDEVDPKLLATYEKLGIPLKEQMILAGVEGAENMPAEGRKVAVDAVFDSVSVGTTFQEELKKAGVIFCSISEAIREHPELVKKYLGSVVPVSDNFYATLNSAVFSDGSFVYVPPGVRCPMELSTYFRINAENTGQFERTLIIADKGSYVSYLEGCTAPARDIAQLHAAVVEIIIEEDAEVKYSTVQNWYPGDENGKGGIYNFVTKRADCRGDRSKVMWTQVETGSAVTWKYPSCILRGEESQGEFYSIAIANNMQQADTGTKMVHLGKNSKSRIVSKGISAGKAQNTYRGLVSMHPKAKDSRNYTQCDSLLIGDKCGAHTVPYIEVKNNSSRVEHEATTSKVDDDQLFYCRQRGMDEEEAVALVVNGFCKDVLQALPMEFAMEAQQLVAISLEGSVG; this is encoded by the coding sequence ATGACAGCATTGGATGATGTTCAGGTAAAAGAAGGCGTTGACCAGGAAACGGTTGATGCTGTCCGCGAGGTTGGCGGCGCCTATAAGTACGGCTGGGAAACCGATATCGAGATGGAATACGCCCCCAAAGGCCTGACCACCGATATCGTACGGCTGATTTCGGAGAAAAACGAAGAACCGGAATGGATGCTGAACTGGCGTCTGGAAGCCTATGACCGCTGGCTGCAGAAGGAAGAACCGACTTGGGCGATGGTCGACTATCCGGAAATCGATTTCCAGGACCAGTACTACTATGCCCGTCCCAAATCGATGGAGGTCAAGCCAAAGTCGCTGGATGAGGTCGATCCCAAGCTGCTGGCGACCTACGAAAAGCTGGGTATCCCTCTGAAAGAACAGATGATTCTGGCCGGTGTAGAAGGCGCGGAGAATATGCCAGCGGAGGGCCGCAAGGTCGCGGTTGATGCGGTGTTCGACTCCGTCTCTGTTGGCACAACCTTCCAGGAAGAGCTGAAAAAAGCGGGCGTGATATTCTGTTCGATCTCTGAGGCGATCCGCGAGCACCCCGAACTTGTGAAGAAATACCTCGGTTCTGTCGTGCCGGTGTCTGATAATTTCTACGCAACGCTGAACTCGGCTGTGTTCTCGGATGGTTCGTTTGTCTATGTGCCACCGGGCGTGCGCTGCCCGATGGAGCTGTCGACCTATTTCCGCATCAATGCGGAGAACACCGGCCAGTTCGAACGCACCCTGATCATCGCTGATAAAGGCAGCTATGTCAGCTACTTGGAAGGTTGTACTGCACCAGCGCGTGATATCGCTCAGCTGCACGCGGCGGTCGTGGAAATCATCATCGAAGAAGACGCCGAGGTGAAATATTCCACCGTTCAGAACTGGTATCCGGGTGATGAAAACGGCAAGGGCGGCATCTATAACTTCGTGACCAAACGCGCGGATTGCCGTGGCGACCGCTCCAAGGTGATGTGGACGCAGGTGGAAACCGGCTCTGCCGTCACCTGGAAGTACCCCTCCTGCATCCTGCGCGGCGAGGAAAGCCAGGGCGAGTTTTACTCGATCGCGATTGCGAACAACATGCAGCAGGCCGACACCGGAACCAAAATGGTGCACCTGGGCAAGAACTCCAAATCGCGCATCGTGTCCAAAGGTATCTCCGCCGGCAAGGCGCAGAACACCTACCGCGGTCTGGTGTCGATGCATCCCAAGGCCAAGGACAGCCGCAATTACACCCAGTGCGACAGCCTGCTGATCGGCGACAAATGCGGCGCCCACACGGTTCCCTACATCGAGGTCAAGAACAACTCCTCCCGCGTGGAGCATGAGGCTACCACCTCCAAGGTCGATGACGACCAGCTGTTTTACTGCCGCCAGCGCGGCATGGACGAGGAAGAAGCGGTTGCTCTGGTTGTGAATGGCTTCTGCAAGGACGTGCTGCAGGCGCTGCCGATGGAGTTCGCCATGGAAGCGCAGCAGCTGGTTGCGATCTCGCTGGAAGGGTCTGTGGGCTGA
- a CDS encoding O-linked N-acetylglucosamine transferase, SPINDLY family protein, whose translation MTIAFPNGFNCPLYTRAVLLMRNRDFADAERVMRSSLAYEGETALSYHYLAEIVASLPGRIGEAIALQETALSLAPSNSVFIAALGSRLKDGGFDRQALMALETALSIDENNPIALPLIMRLRRKFLTWESTAQEQRCLERMKQAGHIPDPLALLTYLDDPQIQLDNARLRAPKPKRAKPSPHNPCAKIRIGYFSSDFYEHPTMHLFRGALKAHDRETFEFFVYDLLPKEQSEESAFVREFADHYRDVSDLTAEAIADLSVRDKVDIAVDLKGDTFASKQEIFAHGAAPAQVSFLGFPGTTGMDMMDYMIADHVTIPEGSERYYSETILRLPNCYQPNSNCRHVAEDRNTRSDYNLPQDKFIFANLNNTYKVGPREFATWMKILKSTPDTVLLFYMGNDDISDVIAQKAEAHGVDPGRIIPCRALPQADHLDRIAQVDLCLDCFSYNAHTTASDALWAGVPILTLAGKQFAARVASSILSAAHLPELSVESENLFIDKAVSLAKNPDEMMRIKHHLRVQRSTLPLFDTKSWTKDFENALQKIYHETQSVTES comes from the coding sequence TTGACTATTGCGTTCCCAAACGGATTTAATTGCCCGCTCTATACGCGCGCGGTTCTTCTTATGCGAAACCGTGACTTCGCAGATGCTGAGCGGGTGATGCGCAGCTCTCTCGCGTATGAGGGTGAGACCGCGCTCAGCTATCATTATCTGGCTGAAATCGTCGCCTCTCTTCCCGGCCGCATTGGCGAGGCAATCGCCCTTCAGGAAACGGCCCTATCCCTGGCCCCGTCAAATTCGGTATTTATTGCCGCTCTGGGGTCGCGACTCAAAGATGGCGGATTTGACAGGCAAGCGCTCATGGCCCTTGAAACCGCTTTATCGATTGATGAGAACAATCCGATCGCACTCCCTCTTATCATGAGACTTCGGCGCAAATTTCTGACATGGGAGAGTACGGCACAAGAACAGCGCTGCCTGGAGAGGATGAAGCAAGCCGGACACATCCCAGACCCGCTGGCGTTGCTGACCTATCTTGACGATCCGCAGATCCAGCTCGACAATGCGCGACTGCGGGCTCCCAAGCCCAAACGAGCCAAACCTTCCCCCCATAATCCTTGCGCCAAAATTAGAATTGGATATTTCTCCAGCGATTTCTATGAACATCCAACGATGCATCTGTTCAGAGGTGCGCTGAAGGCGCATGATAGAGAGACATTCGAATTCTTCGTCTACGATCTGCTGCCAAAAGAACAGTCAGAAGAAAGCGCTTTCGTGCGCGAATTCGCAGACCACTACAGGGATGTCTCAGACCTGACAGCTGAAGCGATTGCTGACTTATCTGTCCGCGACAAGGTCGATATTGCCGTCGACCTCAAAGGCGATACATTCGCCTCAAAGCAAGAGATCTTCGCCCATGGTGCAGCCCCTGCTCAGGTCTCTTTTCTTGGCTTTCCCGGGACAACCGGCATGGACATGATGGACTATATGATCGCCGATCATGTCACCATCCCGGAAGGCTCCGAGCGGTATTACAGCGAAACGATCCTCAGACTGCCCAACTGCTATCAGCCGAACAGCAATTGCCGCCATGTCGCTGAGGACCGCAACACAAGATCTGACTACAACCTGCCACAGGACAAGTTCATTTTTGCCAATCTGAACAACACCTACAAGGTCGGTCCGCGAGAGTTCGCGACATGGATGAAAATACTCAAGAGCACCCCGGACACGGTGCTCCTTTTCTACATGGGCAATGACGATATCTCTGATGTCATCGCTCAAAAGGCCGAAGCCCATGGCGTGGATCCGGGTCGGATCATACCCTGCCGGGCGCTACCACAGGCTGACCACCTGGACCGGATAGCACAGGTCGACCTGTGCTTAGATTGTTTCAGCTATAATGCCCATACGACAGCGTCAGACGCCCTATGGGCCGGGGTTCCGATATTGACACTTGCTGGAAAACAATTCGCTGCCCGTGTCGCCAGCAGCATCCTTAGCGCGGCGCATCTGCCAGAGCTCTCTGTGGAGTCGGAAAACCTCTTCATCGACAAGGCTGTCAGTCTGGCGAAAAACCCCGATGAGATGATGCGGATCAAACACCATCTGAGAGTGCAGCGATCTACGCTGCCGCTATTTGATACCAAATCCTGGACGAAAGATTTCGAGAACGCGCTGCAAAAGATCTATCACGAAACTCAGTCTGTAACTGAAAGCTGA
- a CDS encoding YIP1 family protein has product MIRYQTLASLTFSAPTAAARVLLSVDWPRQALILALLLTAVLNTLVLEVADAMLPNDNSLLPSMSPLPYAGAVFALHLCITALLTWTGRWIGGQARFTDILAVNVWLNAVQIVLLVAVILLHLVLPLAASLIALVTNFVMLAIFLLFIKEAHQFTSVWRAIGSVLMSAILIVILLSLLLGAHAPALLGLPDHV; this is encoded by the coding sequence ATGATACGGTACCAGACACTTGCAAGCCTGACCTTCAGTGCGCCAACCGCGGCGGCACGGGTGCTTCTGTCGGTGGATTGGCCCCGTCAGGCGCTCATTCTGGCTTTGTTGCTGACAGCGGTGCTGAACACTCTGGTGCTTGAAGTCGCGGATGCGATGCTGCCTAACGACAACAGTCTCCTGCCCAGTATGTCTCCGCTGCCCTATGCTGGTGCGGTTTTTGCCCTTCATCTGTGCATTACCGCGCTGCTGACCTGGACCGGTCGATGGATCGGTGGGCAGGCACGTTTTACTGATATACTTGCGGTCAACGTCTGGCTGAATGCGGTGCAGATTGTGCTTCTGGTAGCGGTGATACTGCTCCATTTGGTGCTGCCTCTGGCCGCATCGCTGATTGCGCTGGTGACAAATTTCGTCATGTTGGCGATCTTTCTGCTGTTCATCAAAGAAGCGCATCAGTTTACATCTGTCTGGCGGGCCATCGGCTCGGTTCTGATGTCGGCGATTTTGATCGTCATCCTTCTCTCTCTGCTTTTGGGGGCGCATGCCCCGGCACTATTGGGACTTCCCGACCATGTATGA
- a CDS encoding GNAT family N-acetyltransferase produces the protein MSLDHKRAEQPVIDTGRFVLRPLRKSDEGLIAHYVSDERVARMTTAIPHPLPPGAIEAFVARAQDEDREEDVWAIDGTADGGEELKGIISLKRLDRDQSEVGYWIAPVFWNNGLASDALRALVETNPQGCNALFASAFQDNPASARVLTHCGFEYLGDAETFSVARDATVPTWTYSRKL, from the coding sequence ATGAGTTTGGATCATAAAAGAGCAGAACAGCCCGTGATCGATACAGGGCGTTTTGTTCTGCGCCCGTTGCGCAAATCTGACGAAGGGTTGATCGCACATTACGTCAGCGACGAACGTGTTGCGCGCATGACCACCGCTATTCCTCACCCGCTGCCGCCCGGTGCCATTGAGGCCTTTGTCGCTCGCGCCCAGGACGAAGACCGTGAGGAAGATGTCTGGGCCATTGACGGCACCGCAGACGGTGGCGAGGAGCTGAAGGGCATTATCAGCCTCAAGCGGCTTGATCGCGACCAGAGCGAAGTCGGCTATTGGATTGCCCCGGTATTTTGGAATAATGGGCTGGCCTCAGACGCGTTGCGCGCTTTGGTCGAGACCAATCCGCAAGGGTGCAACGCGCTCTTTGCTAGCGCGTTTCAGGACAATCCGGCCTCCGCACGTGTGCTGACCCATTGCGGGTTCGAGTATCTTGGCGATGCCGAGACCTTCTCCGTGGCACGTGATGCAACCGTGCCAACCTGGACCTACAGCCGAAAACTCTGA
- a CDS encoding cysteine desulfurase has product MYDVQKIRADFPILSRQVNGKPLTYLDNGASAQKPQVVIDAITRAYSEEYSNVHRGLHYLSNLATEKYESVRGTISRFLNAGDENTIVMNSGTTEGINTVAYGWAMPQLEAGDEIILSVMEHHANIVPWHFLRERQGVVLKWVETAADGSLDPQAVLDAIGPKTKLIAITQCSNVLGTIVDVKTICREARDQGVAVLVDGSQGAVHMPVDVQDIGCDFYAITGHKLYGPSSSGAIYIRPERMAEMRPFMGGGDMIKEVARDQVLYNDAPMKFEAGTPGIVQMIGLGVALEYMMDIGMENIAAHETAITTYANERLSGLNWVNVQGQAADKAAIFSFTLEGAAHAHDISTILDKKGVAVRAGQHCAGPLMDHLGVAATCRASFGLYNTKEEVDVLIDALELAHELFG; this is encoded by the coding sequence ATGTATGACGTCCAAAAAATTCGCGCTGATTTTCCGATCCTGTCCCGTCAGGTGAACGGTAAGCCGCTAACCTACCTGGACAATGGCGCGTCGGCGCAGAAACCTCAGGTGGTGATTGACGCCATTACCCGCGCATACTCAGAGGAATACTCTAATGTTCACAGGGGGTTGCATTATCTATCCAACCTTGCGACCGAGAAGTATGAGAGTGTGCGCGGTACGATCTCCCGTTTCCTGAATGCTGGCGATGAGAATACGATTGTGATGAATTCCGGCACCACGGAGGGCATCAACACCGTGGCCTATGGTTGGGCGATGCCGCAGCTGGAAGCCGGGGATGAGATCATTCTGAGCGTGATGGAGCACCACGCCAACATTGTGCCCTGGCATTTCCTGCGCGAACGTCAGGGCGTGGTGCTGAAGTGGGTTGAGACCGCCGCTGATGGCAGTCTTGATCCGCAGGCAGTACTGGACGCCATCGGCCCCAAGACCAAGCTGATCGCAATTACCCAATGTTCCAATGTGTTGGGAACCATTGTGGATGTGAAAACCATCTGCCGTGAAGCGCGTGACCAGGGCGTTGCGGTATTGGTCGACGGCTCGCAAGGTGCGGTCCATATGCCAGTGGATGTGCAGGATATCGGTTGTGATTTCTATGCGATTACAGGTCACAAACTCTACGGGCCGTCCTCATCAGGTGCGATCTATATTCGGCCCGAGCGTATGGCAGAGATGCGCCCCTTCATGGGCGGCGGCGACATGATCAAGGAAGTCGCCCGTGATCAGGTGCTCTACAATGATGCGCCGATGAAGTTTGAGGCGGGCACGCCGGGGATCGTGCAGATGATCGGTCTGGGCGTGGCGCTTGAATACATGATGGACATCGGCATGGAGAATATCGCCGCCCATGAGACGGCCATCACGACCTATGCCAACGAGCGGTTAAGCGGTTTAAACTGGGTGAATGTCCAGGGGCAAGCCGCTGACAAGGCTGCGATTTTCAGCTTCACCCTTGAGGGCGCCGCCCATGCGCATGATATTTCCACCATCCTTGATAAAAAGGGCGTGGCTGTACGCGCTGGTCAGCACTGTGCGGGGCCTTTGATGGACCATCTCGGCGTAGCCGCCACCTGTCGGGCCTCTTTTGGATTGTACAACACCAAGGAAGAAGTGGATGTTCTGATTGATGCGCTGGAGCTGGCCCACGAGCTGTTTGGCTAA
- a CDS encoding heavy metal-binding domain-containing protein codes for MIITTTPNVEGYQISDYKGIVVGEAIMGANVVRDVFASITDIVGGRSGAYESKLQDARETALAELEDRARAKGANAVVGVDLDYEVVGQSMLMVSASGTAVVLG; via the coding sequence ATGATCATCACAACCACACCAAACGTCGAAGGCTACCAGATATCCGACTACAAAGGCATCGTGGTGGGCGAGGCCATCATGGGCGCCAATGTGGTGCGCGATGTCTTCGCCTCCATCACCGACATCGTTGGCGGCCGCTCCGGCGCTTATGAAAGCAAGCTGCAGGACGCGCGCGAAACCGCGCTGGCAGAGCTGGAAGATCGCGCCCGCGCCAAGGGCGCAAACGCCGTTGTGGGCGTTGATCTGGATTACGAAGTGGTCGGTCAATCCATGCTGATGGTGTCGGCCAGCGGCACCGCAGTGGTGCTCGGCTAA
- the sufC gene encoding Fe-S cluster assembly ATPase SufC has protein sequence MLEIKNLHVKLEEEDKQILKGVNLTVEAGKVHAIMGPNGSGKSTLSYVLSGRDGYEVTDGEASLASEDLLEMEPEERAAAGVFLAFQYPVEIPGVGNMTFLRTAVNAQRKARGEEELSASDFLKEVRAKAKTLKIDADMLKRPVNVGFSGGEKKRNEILQMAMLEPKMCILDETDSGLDVDAMKLVSEGVNALRDEGRGFLVITHYQRLLDHIKPDVVHIMADGRIVKTGGPELALEVENNGYADILAEGV, from the coding sequence ATGCTCGAAATCAAAAACCTGCACGTCAAACTTGAAGAAGAGGACAAGCAGATCCTCAAAGGCGTCAACCTCACCGTTGAAGCTGGCAAAGTGCACGCCATCATGGGGCCGAACGGTTCTGGTAAATCGACACTGTCCTACGTGCTGTCCGGTCGCGATGGCTATGAGGTGACCGATGGTGAGGCCTCGCTGGCGAGCGAAGATCTGCTGGAGATGGAACCGGAAGAGCGCGCCGCCGCAGGCGTCTTCCTGGCGTTCCAATATCCGGTTGAGATCCCCGGTGTGGGCAACATGACCTTCCTGCGCACTGCAGTGAACGCACAGCGCAAAGCCCGTGGCGAAGAAGAGCTGAGCGCCTCTGACTTCCTGAAAGAGGTCCGCGCCAAGGCGAAGACGCTGAAGATCGACGCCGACATGCTGAAGCGCCCGGTCAATGTGGGCTTCTCCGGTGGTGAGAAAAAGCGTAACGAAATCCTCCAGATGGCAATGCTCGAGCCGAAAATGTGCATCCTGGATGAGACCGATTCCGGTCTGGATGTGGATGCAATGAAACTGGTTTCCGAAGGCGTGAATGCCCTGCGCGACGAAGGCCGCGGTTTCCTCGTGATCACCCACTATCAGCGCCTGCTGGACCACATCAAACCCGACGTGGTTCACATCATGGCAGATGGTCGCATCGTCAAAACTGGTGGTCCTGAGCTGGCGCTGGAAGTTGAGAACAACGGCTATGCCGATATTCTGGCAGAGGGTGTGTAA
- a CDS encoding DUF2059 domain-containing protein, which yields MIQLMSFRTRVMQTLLSLVLASLFAISAAQGAERDRVIAFLETTGFDVALDSIALSAEMAPDMLGVDAGDFGAAWVRLSQDVFDRQEMREIALGILEETLEEDALAHAAKFYASPLGARLVQAENASHMVEDDETKQQAGLRIISDLVAEGSERPQLFQRMGQAIDADGTGVKAVQEIQFRFLMAASAADVIDLQLDADGLRALMKDQRASVQMAMQAANMAANAYTYQAFSNDELEEYIVALEHPLMQRVYELLNAVTFEITANRFEVLAYRLKDLEPAQDL from the coding sequence ATGATACAGCTTATGTCGTTCCGAACCCGCGTGATGCAAACGCTCTTGAGCCTTGTTCTTGCATCATTATTCGCAATCAGTGCTGCGCAAGGCGCGGAGCGGGACAGGGTGATCGCCTTTCTTGAAACCACCGGGTTTGATGTAGCCCTCGACAGTATAGCCCTCTCGGCAGAGATGGCGCCGGATATGCTGGGGGTGGATGCCGGAGACTTTGGCGCTGCCTGGGTGCGGTTGTCGCAGGATGTTTTCGACCGGCAGGAAATGCGCGAGATTGCCCTTGGTATCTTGGAGGAAACACTGGAGGAGGATGCGCTGGCCCACGCTGCTAAGTTCTACGCCAGCCCGCTGGGCGCGCGTTTGGTGCAGGCGGAGAATGCCTCTCATATGGTCGAGGATGATGAAACCAAGCAGCAGGCAGGGCTGCGCATCATATCTGATTTGGTGGCTGAAGGCAGTGAGCGCCCGCAGCTGTTCCAGCGCATGGGGCAGGCAATCGACGCCGATGGTACAGGTGTGAAGGCGGTGCAGGAAATCCAGTTTCGGTTCCTGATGGCGGCCAGTGCTGCCGACGTCATTGATCTGCAGCTGGATGCAGATGGGTTACGCGCTTTAATGAAGGATCAGCGAGCCTCAGTCCAGATGGCAATGCAGGCGGCAAATATGGCCGCAAACGCCTATACCTATCAGGCCTTTAGTAATGATGAGCTGGAAGAGTATATTGTGGCGCTGGAGCATCCGTTGATGCAGCGGGTCTATGAGTTGCTCAATGCGGTGACATTCGAAATCACGGCCAACCGTTTCGAAGTGCTGGCCTACCGGCTGAAAGATCTGGAACCGGCGCAGGATCTCTGA
- the rpmA gene encoding 50S ribosomal protein L27, which produces MAHKKAGGSSRNGRDSAGRRLGVKLYGGQAAISGNIIVRQRGTKFWPGEGVGLGKDHTIFATTDGAVTFHKGLKGRTFISVLPVAEAAE; this is translated from the coding sequence ATGGCACATAAGAAAGCTGGTGGTTCCTCACGTAACGGCCGCGACTCAGCCGGTCGCCGCCTTGGCGTGAAACTCTATGGTGGCCAAGCGGCCATCTCTGGCAACATCATCGTACGTCAGCGCGGCACCAAGTTTTGGCCGGGCGAAGGCGTTGGCCTGGGCAAAGATCACACGATCTTTGCAACCACGGACGGTGCTGTGACCTTCCACAAAGGCCTCAAGGGCCGCACCTTTATTTCGGTTCTGCCAGTGGCGGAGGCCGCTGAATAA
- a CDS encoding SufB/SufD family protein translates to MALADRKQSETEARLATLTMPEGGCLAEARKAALSRVQTLGLPGRRDEYWKYTRPDTLTSAEAPAAAVFDAGEAPMFSEFDRIKIVFVDGVFDADASDELAMEGISIDRIADICAKDIHWAKDLYGVLEARGQTPVARPLAALNTAFARDGVAIRVTGTPSKPVSLIYRHASEDSDAILHHVIRVESGATATILENGPAASRFNKCMEIDVADGGSLHLVRAQGRDHERRAATHLFARLGTESVFKSFTLTVNGVLTRNEAVIELTGDDAVAHIAGACVGDGDFHHDDTVFITHDAVNCESRQVFKKVLRNGATGVFQGKILVKEGAQKTDGYQISQSLLLDDDSQFLAKPELEIYADDVACSHGSTSGAIDEEGLFYLRSRGVPHAEATDLMTLAFLAEAVDEIEDADIAANVVDRLEGWLARRR, encoded by the coding sequence ATGGCGCTTGCTGACAGGAAACAAAGTGAAACAGAGGCGCGTCTGGCCACGCTGACCATGCCGGAGGGCGGTTGTCTGGCGGAGGCGCGTAAAGCTGCGCTGTCCCGCGTTCAGACTCTGGGCCTGCCTGGTCGTCGCGATGAATACTGGAAATATACCCGCCCGGATACGCTGACCTCTGCCGAGGCGCCGGCAGCAGCTGTATTTGATGCGGGTGAGGCTCCGATGTTCAGCGAATTTGATCGTATCAAGATCGTATTCGTGGATGGTGTTTTCGACGCCGATGCCTCGGATGAACTGGCGATGGAAGGGATCAGCATTGATCGCATTGCCGATATCTGCGCTAAAGATATCCATTGGGCCAAAGACTTGTACGGTGTTCTTGAAGCGCGTGGCCAGACACCTGTTGCGCGGCCACTGGCCGCACTTAATACTGCATTTGCGCGGGATGGTGTCGCGATCCGCGTCACTGGGACGCCTTCGAAACCTGTCAGCCTGATCTATCGCCACGCGTCAGAGGACTCGGATGCGATCCTGCATCACGTGATCCGTGTCGAAAGCGGGGCCACCGCGACCATTCTGGAAAACGGGCCTGCTGCCTCACGGTTCAACAAATGCATGGAAATTGACGTCGCCGACGGCGGTTCTCTGCACTTGGTGCGTGCACAAGGCCGCGACCACGAGCGTCGCGCGGCAACACATCTGTTTGCGCGTCTTGGCACTGAATCCGTTTTCAAATCCTTCACCCTGACCGTGAATGGCGTGCTGACCCGGAATGAGGCGGTGATCGAGCTGACCGGTGATGATGCCGTGGCCCATATCGCTGGTGCGTGTGTCGGTGATGGCGATTTCCATCACGACGACACTGTGTTCATCACTCATGACGCTGTGAACTGTGAGAGCCGTCAGGTCTTCAAGAAGGTTCTGCGCAACGGGGCGACCGGTGTGTTCCAAGGCAAGATCCTGGTGAAGGAAGGCGCGCAAAAGACTGATGGATATCAGATTTCACAGTCTCTGCTATTGGATGATGACAGCCAGTTCCTCGCCAAGCCTGAGCTGGAAATCTATGCCGATGACGTGGCCTGTTCGCATGGTTCAACCTCAGGTGCGATTGACGAAGAGGGGCTGTTCTATCTGCGCTCCCGTGGTGTACCGCATGCCGAAGCGACCGATCTCATGACGCTTGCGTTTCTCGCCGAGGCGGTGGACGAGATCGAGGATGCTGATATTGCGGCGAACGTTGTGGACCGGCTGGAAGGCTGGTTGGCCCGGCGCCGCTGA